A region of Clostridium acetobutylicum ATCC 824 DNA encodes the following proteins:
- a CDS encoding glycosyl hydrolase family 28 protein, translating to MLGKYKLQAILAATALLFNVLFVNVNGKIVRAADTSNVPQNVIVPDLGYSDSSITLIWDKPTDYSKVVSYDVYVNNSLAANTKKLNYTVTNLKPNTAYSFKVRAKYSDSTESEDSSVITQSTTPTSQIFDVTKYGAVGDGKTLNTDKIQAAINACTDGGTVVIPQGTFLSGAIYLKSNMSLRIDGTLLGSDNVNDYAFTSKRFPYYTTSNYMGLINAYTTNYGSISNVKIYGNGTVSGGTYTSGKLTKLGQAQTNLKGDKARGDLITAKGVTGLYLGGVNIVNPSEHSIFISYSKNVTVDGISVKTYGIHNADGIDIANTSVANIFNSYFDNGDDCINLNAGYGADAVKENIPDNNIRIFNSNTGRGHGGVVFGSYTGAWIQNVSVEDCDFNGTNIGLRFKTSKEIGGGARNITVRDVTMENIVNDAISFDSNYGLTDVDNPAPVPGYFHDVTLSNIMCKKAGGYGIWVNALPSQYNANLSLNNITLNYCKKGASINYLQDSTFTGVKFVNSGNTPWASSNTTNVKYINCTPQP from the coding sequence ATGTTAGGGAAATATAAATTACAAGCAATATTAGCTGCCACTGCGTTGTTATTTAACGTTTTATTTGTTAACGTTAACGGGAAAATTGTTAGAGCTGCTGATACTAGTAATGTACCTCAAAATGTTATCGTTCCTGATTTAGGTTATTCAGATAGTTCTATTACGTTAATATGGGACAAACCAACTGACTACTCGAAGGTTGTAAGTTATGATGTGTACGTAAATAATTCTTTAGCTGCTAATACAAAGAAGCTAAATTATACGGTTACAAATTTAAAGCCTAATACAGCGTATTCATTTAAGGTTAGAGCTAAGTATTCAGATAGTACAGAGTCTGAAGATAGTTCAGTAATAACACAAAGCACTACACCAACCTCTCAAATTTTTGATGTAACCAAATATGGAGCAGTGGGAGATGGAAAAACTTTAAATACTGATAAGATTCAAGCTGCAATAAATGCTTGTACAGACGGAGGCACTGTTGTAATTCCACAGGGAACTTTCCTATCAGGAGCAATTTATTTAAAGAGTAATATGTCACTTAGAATAGATGGAACACTTCTTGGCAGCGATAATGTTAATGATTATGCATTTACAAGTAAGAGGTTTCCATATTATACTACGAGCAACTATATGGGTTTAATAAATGCCTATACAACTAACTATGGAAGTATTTCTAACGTTAAAATATACGGAAATGGCACAGTGAGCGGAGGAACCTATACAAGTGGAAAACTCACTAAGCTAGGACAAGCTCAAACAAACTTAAAGGGAGATAAGGCAAGAGGCGATTTAATAACAGCAAAAGGGGTAACAGGTCTTTATCTTGGTGGAGTTAATATAGTAAATCCATCAGAGCACTCTATATTTATAAGCTATAGTAAAAATGTAACAGTAGATGGGATTTCAGTTAAAACCTATGGTATACACAACGCAGATGGTATAGATATAGCTAATACTAGTGTAGCAAACATATTCAATAGCTATTTTGATAACGGAGACGACTGTATAAACCTTAATGCTGGATATGGGGCTGATGCAGTAAAAGAGAATATTCCTGATAATAATATAAGAATATTTAATTCTAATACTGGACGTGGACACGGAGGAGTAGTTTTTGGTAGTTATACTGGAGCCTGGATTCAAAATGTTTCAGTTGAAGACTGCGATTTCAATGGAACTAATATAGGACTTAGGTTTAAAACAAGTAAAGAGATAGGCGGAGGAGCTAGAAATATAACAGTAAGAGATGTTACTATGGAGAACATTGTAAATGATGCAATATCTTTTGATAGCAATTACGGTCTTACAGATGTTGATAATCCTGCACCAGTACCTGGATATTTTCATGATGTAACTTTATCTAATATAATGTGTAAAAAAGCTGGAGGCTACGGAATATGGGTTAATGCTCTTCCATCACAATATAATGCAAACTTAAGTTTAAACAATATTACATTAAATTATTGTAAAAAGGGAGCATCTATAAATTATCTTCAAGATAGTACTTTTACAGGAGTTAAATTTGTTAACAGTGGCAATACACCATGGGCAAGCTCAAATACCACTAATGTTAAATACATTAATTGTACACCTCAGCCCTAG
- a CDS encoding DUF4491 family protein: MNFEGIIIAAISFFIIGIFHPIVIKLEYYLTKNIWPLFLILGIIFIIISLFQKQTVAAAIMGIIGATCIWSIKEIFEQEKRVQKGWFPKNPRKK, encoded by the coding sequence ATGAATTTTGAGGGGATTATAATTGCGGCAATTTCATTTTTTATTATAGGAATATTTCATCCTATTGTAATTAAATTGGAGTATTATCTAACAAAAAATATATGGCCATTGTTTTTGATTTTAGGGATTATTTTTATAATAATATCTCTATTTCAAAAGCAAACTGTAGCAGCTGCAATAATGGGCATAATTGGGGCTACTTGTATATGGAGTATTAAAGAGATATTTGAGCAGGAGAAGAGAGTACAAAAGGGATGGTTTCCTAAAAATCCTAGAAAAAAGTAA
- a CDS encoding MBL fold metallo-hydrolase, protein MITTKLKLSVTNDYLLRINENRYVLIDTGYKEDWKLFLKRLKENGIKINEISYVILTHHHDDHVGFLNKLVSENKDIRVVMSDKTNELIKVGENDQTHGGGLINKRIEFLIRYKNMYVSKVLGVKKENNLKFPPYESRNNDIIFTGEVTLRELGIDLPGKIIETPGHTIDSISILFEDGDCFVGDAAANMLKLCGTKNCVIFIMDKKQYYESWDKMIKVGVKKVYPAHGGEFSVGRLKKNIWRNL, encoded by the coding sequence ATGATAACAACTAAGTTAAAGTTAAGTGTAACCAATGACTACCTTTTGAGGATAAATGAAAATAGATATGTTTTGATTGATACAGGATACAAAGAGGATTGGAAGCTTTTTCTCAAAAGACTAAAGGAAAATGGTATTAAAATTAATGAAATTTCATATGTAATATTAACGCATCATCATGATGATCACGTAGGATTTTTAAATAAATTGGTAAGTGAGAATAAAGATATTAGGGTTGTTATGTCGGATAAAACAAACGAACTTATTAAAGTAGGGGAAAATGATCAAACACACGGAGGAGGACTTATAAATAAAAGAATAGAGTTTTTAATTAGATATAAGAATATGTATGTTTCAAAGGTTTTGGGAGTAAAGAAAGAAAATAATCTTAAGTTTCCACCATATGAAAGTAGAAATAACGATATTATTTTTACAGGAGAGGTTACTTTAAGGGAGCTTGGCATAGATTTGCCTGGAAAGATTATTGAAACTCCAGGACATACTATTGATTCAATTTCTATATTATTTGAAGATGGAGATTGTTTTGTAGGGGATGCAGCTGCCAATATGCTTAAACTCTGTGGTACTAAGAATTGTGTTATTTTTATCATGGATAAGAAACAGTACTATGAAAGTTGGGACAAAATGATAAAAGTGGGAGTTAAAAAGGTATATCCGGCTCATGGAGGAGAGTTTTCTGTAGGTAGATTAAAGAAAAATATTTGGCGAAATTTATAG
- a CDS encoding TetR/AcrR family transcriptional regulator, whose translation MRNPKQTRGKQTKSKIINAAFELFSEKGYTGTSSNEIASRAEVAIGSFYSYFKDKKQLFIEVLKDYYDNISKISFSNINGTISNLDDFLYESIKIALKAHEYHPEFHREVNIMELADDDIKKLIVGYEKVKFDSFKKLVEPYKNEFKNLNFNEALFLIYTTIENTVHVITFSTDTNLNKETLIKELISMIKSYINA comes from the coding sequence TTGAGAAATCCTAAACAAACACGTGGAAAACAGACTAAAAGTAAAATAATAAACGCAGCTTTTGAACTTTTTTCAGAGAAAGGTTACACTGGCACAAGTTCTAATGAAATTGCTTCAAGAGCTGAGGTTGCAATAGGAAGCTTTTATTCTTACTTTAAGGATAAAAAACAACTTTTTATAGAGGTTTTAAAAGATTACTATGATAACATATCAAAAATATCATTTTCAAATATAAACGGCACTATCTCTAACCTCGATGATTTTTTGTATGAATCCATAAAAATTGCGCTTAAGGCTCATGAATACCATCCTGAATTTCATAGGGAAGTCAACATAATGGAGTTAGCTGATGATGATATAAAGAAATTAATTGTGGGTTATGAGAAGGTAAAGTTTGATTCTTTTAAGAAACTAGTTGAACCTTACAAAAATGAATTTAAAAATCTTAATTTTAATGAAGCTCTATTTCTTATATATACTACAATTGAAAATACAGTTCACGTAATTACATTCTCAACAGACACTAATTTGAACAAAGAAACTCTAATTAAAGAACTGATATCAATGATAAAAAGCTATATTAATGCATAA
- a CDS encoding methyl-accepting chemotaxis protein: MKRIFYPGIRLMNKLKYSKKFLLIFMVFLVPLVAILTFLINQLNNDVTVSDKQIKGLNYINETTLLLKHVQQHRGLTLMFINGNVTVKDKIIAKEAEVKSDITAINKLNEEYKTKIDVNDEWNNIKNDWSLLKIEDTKYKGKEVIDKHIVLINKIMQLNYDISDRSNLVLEKKIDRFYLVDTIVNRLPMVAENMGLARGVGAGAAAKKSITSEEKSKLLYLSQAATNNLNSSIRGMDIVYKTMPELKEKLSSETTKVFGSSKSLINIINNELLNKSEITIDSEEYYNTATKTVEDIYSLIGNESSELMNALKLDNSFARNVRTFVLLISVLTMLVLIYLFISFYQGIKGTIKLIEEGTSRIAEGKLDEGIVHDTKDETGLIVNALNNMLKSFSSMIMASKDVSSEVINSTQTLAKTTEETANAANDVANSIQNVAEGADSQLQISKDAFEAIEKMSKDIEYIAEQSNKVLFASNEMNEFAIKGNESVLETVSMMNNINNSVKESNSTIYSLGEKSKNIGQIIDTITDIANETNLLALNASIEAARAGEAGKGFSVVADEVRKLAEQSSSSANKISEIIHLIQQESADSISKMDVVTKNVNEGLKVVGEAGEDFKKILEAIRSITDQIKGVTGVSETIFSHSEKVTTTVKEVRRIAGDFSTSAQEVATASQEELAAMEQVSSLASVLNKKADELELLIEKFKV; encoded by the coding sequence ATGAAGAGGATTTTTTACCCCGGAATTAGGCTTATGAATAAGTTAAAGTATTCTAAAAAATTTTTGTTGATTTTCATGGTATTTTTGGTACCACTTGTTGCAATACTCACTTTTCTTATTAATCAGCTTAATAATGATGTTACAGTAAGTGATAAGCAAATTAAAGGACTAAACTATATTAATGAAACAACCCTTTTATTAAAGCATGTACAGCAGCACAGAGGCTTAACTCTGATGTTCATAAATGGAAACGTAACAGTTAAGGATAAGATAATTGCAAAAGAGGCAGAGGTAAAAAGTGACATAACAGCTATAAATAAATTAAATGAAGAATATAAAACTAAAATTGATGTTAATGATGAATGGAACAACATAAAAAATGATTGGTCTTTACTGAAAATAGAAGATACGAAATACAAAGGCAAAGAGGTTATTGACAAGCATATTGTTTTAATAAACAAAATAATGCAGCTTAATTATGATATTTCAGATAGGTCAAATTTAGTACTAGAGAAAAAGATAGATAGATTTTATTTGGTAGATACGATAGTAAATAGACTACCGATGGTAGCTGAAAACATGGGATTAGCAAGAGGTGTGGGAGCAGGTGCAGCAGCTAAAAAATCAATAACAAGTGAAGAAAAATCTAAACTTCTATATTTATCTCAAGCTGCAACAAATAATTTGAATTCTTCCATAAGAGGTATGGATATAGTATATAAAACCATGCCTGAATTAAAGGAAAAGTTGAGTTCAGAGACAACAAAGGTATTTGGTAGTTCAAAAAGTTTAATTAATATAATAAATAATGAATTATTAAATAAAAGTGAAATAACTATAGATTCAGAAGAATATTACAATACGGCTACTAAGACTGTAGAAGATATATACTCATTAATAGGAAATGAATCTTCTGAGCTAATGAATGCATTAAAGTTAGATAATAGTTTTGCTAGAAATGTACGAACTTTTGTATTATTGATTTCGGTTTTAACAATGCTTGTGTTAATTTATCTATTTATATCCTTCTATCAAGGTATAAAAGGAACAATAAAATTAATCGAAGAAGGTACAAGCAGAATTGCAGAAGGAAAGTTAGATGAAGGTATAGTACATGATACTAAGGATGAAACAGGTCTTATAGTAAACGCATTAAATAATATGCTAAAGTCTTTTTCTTCTATGATTATGGCAAGTAAAGATGTTTCTAGTGAGGTTATTAATTCAACACAAACTTTAGCTAAGACCACAGAAGAAACAGCTAATGCTGCAAATGATGTTGCAAATTCAATTCAAAATGTTGCAGAAGGAGCAGATTCACAGCTGCAAATTTCAAAAGATGCCTTTGAAGCAATTGAGAAGATGTCAAAGGATATAGAGTATATTGCAGAACAATCAAATAAAGTTCTATTTGCTTCAAATGAAATGAACGAGTTTGCTATAAAGGGTAATGAATCTGTGCTTGAAACAGTTAGCATGATGAATAATATAAATAATTCTGTTAAGGAATCTAATTCTACTATTTATAGTTTAGGAGAGAAATCAAAAAATATAGGACAAATTATCGATACAATTACAGATATAGCAAATGAAACTAATTTATTAGCGCTAAACGCATCAATAGAAGCAGCAAGGGCAGGGGAAGCAGGTAAGGGTTTTTCTGTTGTTGCTGATGAAGTAAGAAAGTTAGCTGAACAGTCGTCTTCTTCGGCAAATAAAATTTCAGAAATAATACATTTGATACAACAGGAAAGTGCTGATTCAATAAGTAAGATGGATGTTGTTACAAAGAATGTTAATGAAGGCTTAAAGGTAGTAGGTGAGGCAGGAGAAGATTTTAAAAAGATACTAGAAGCTATAAGAAGTATAACAGATCAAATAAAAGGTGTGACAGGAGTATCAGAAACTATATTTAGTCATTCTGAGAAAGTAACCACTACAGTTAAGGAAGTAAGACGAATAGCTGGAGATTTTTCAACTAGTGCACAAGAAGTAGCAACAGCTTCACAAGAAGAGCTTGCAGCAATGGAACAAGTGTCTTCCTTAGCTAGTGTACTTAACAAAAAAGCCGATGAATTAGAGCTTCTTATAGAAAAATTTAAAGTTTAG
- a CDS encoding VOC family protein, with the protein MAIQAYINFDGNCREAVEFYAEVFETKKPKIMVYGDMPPKEGAKFNEETKNLVLNAALEVKGSTIMFSDIVPGMKLVVGNNISLVVIINDIDELKLIFNRLKEKGTVLMELQETFWSKCYGYVVDKFGIEWQLSYEE; encoded by the coding sequence ATGGCAATACAAGCGTATATAAATTTCGATGGAAACTGTCGTGAAGCTGTTGAATTTTATGCTGAAGTTTTTGAAACAAAGAAACCTAAAATTATGGTATATGGTGATATGCCTCCTAAAGAAGGGGCTAAATTTAATGAAGAAACAAAAAATTTAGTACTTAATGCTGCGCTTGAAGTAAAAGGAAGCACTATAATGTTTTCTGATATTGTTCCAGGTATGAAGTTAGTTGTTGGAAATAATATAAGCCTTGTAGTTATAATCAATGATATTGATGAACTTAAGTTGATTTTTAATAGGTTAAAGGAAAAAGGCACTGTATTGATGGAGCTTCAAGAAACTTTTTGGAGCAAGTGTTATGGATATGTAGTAGATAAGTTTGGAATAGAGTGGCAATTAAGCTATGAAGAATAA
- a CDS encoding SRPBCC family protein, with the protein MINIAVDNSIKITIETTVNAPIDMVWEAWTEPEHIKSWNHASDDWHTTEAKNDLRVGGRFVSKMEAKDGSFGFDFGGTYNKVRLYEFISYIMDDDRSVEITFKPEKDKTYIVESFEAEKSNPIDLQQKGWQAILDNFKKYVEENKLRGREK; encoded by the coding sequence ATGATTAATATAGCAGTAGATAATAGTATAAAAATAACTATAGAAACCACTGTTAATGCTCCTATAGATATGGTGTGGGAGGCTTGGACAGAACCAGAACATATAAAGAGTTGGAATCATGCCTCCGATGATTGGCACACTACAGAAGCTAAAAATGATTTAAGAGTGGGAGGAAGGTTTGTTTCTAAAATGGAAGCAAAGGATGGCAGCTTTGGGTTTGATTTTGGCGGAACATATAATAAAGTAAGGTTATATGAGTTTATTTCCTACATAATGGATGATGATAGGAGTGTTGAAATTACTTTTAAGCCAGAGAAAGATAAAACCTATATAGTTGAAAGCTTTGAAGCAGAAAAAAGTAATCCTATTGACCTGCAGCAAAAAGGTTGGCAAGCGATTTTAGATAATTTTAAAAAATATGTTGAGGAAAATAAGTTAAGAGGAAGGGAGAAATAA
- a CDS encoding protease inhibitor I42 family protein, whose product MYNKKALMSLIIIFIVIFSGCNYSKKANILNPNNKQKSNNTFKNNSIDQFLSKQKFDISQDINKKILYVYLGKEKIKKYTVTNNSFVNINVDTNKMFVISLHESSIICAKWRLQNSMDNSNVELLKNKRMNIPFKNSNDLVGIDYTRRNFYFTTLKKGFQAITFKYVNRNASVSECFTVTINLNIN is encoded by the coding sequence ATGTATAATAAAAAAGCACTGATGTCTTTAATTATTATTTTCATAGTGATTTTCTCTGGATGTAATTATAGTAAAAAAGCAAATATATTAAATCCAAATAATAAACAAAAATCTAATAATACTTTTAAAAATAATTCAATAGACCAATTTTTAAGCAAACAAAAATTTGATATTTCACAGGATATAAATAAGAAAATACTATATGTATATCTTGGAAAAGAAAAAATTAAAAAGTATACAGTAACTAATAATAGTTTTGTAAATATAAATGTTGATACAAATAAAATGTTTGTTATATCATTACATGAAAGTAGTATTATTTGTGCTAAGTGGAGATTACAAAATAGTATGGATAATTCAAACGTTGAGCTTTTAAAGAATAAAAGAATGAATATTCCATTTAAAAATTCTAATGATTTAGTTGGAATAGATTATACTAGAAGAAATTTTTATTTTACGACATTAAAAAAGGGGTTTCAAGCTATTACGTTTAAGTATGTTAATAGGAATGCATCAGTTTCAGAATGTTTTACAGTGACAATTAATCTTAATATAAATTGA
- a CDS encoding tetratricopeptide repeat protein → MRRVISIFRKLSAVYCHTGNFAEGIRVCKYALGRFTEMEDKYKCIFTFNMSLYYNYLGEYGKALNAITGFESVIKATYEDRYYKVLLLKADCYYGAERYAESLSIYNKLISITLKDDFNNLCVYYNNMTQVYLRMGKRDMAVNCINTVINNLHNISDDFEALPQIYAELGKSYLMMADNDKSIKYLTIALKLSKDFKYYSVTKDILNELSKIKGNSNKLKLKDEFIILTENMGRSYDSLNHSLVFNIIQYYTRLGDVASINELCEYCKERKVG, encoded by the coding sequence ATGAGAAGAGTAATTTCTATATTCCGTAAGCTTTCCGCAGTATATTGTCATACGGGTAATTTTGCTGAGGGAATACGTGTTTGCAAATACGCACTTGGAAGATTTACTGAAATGGAGGATAAATATAAATGTATATTTACCTTCAACATGAGTCTATATTATAACTATCTTGGGGAATATGGGAAGGCGTTAAATGCAATTACTGGTTTTGAATCTGTAATAAAAGCTACATATGAAGACAGATATTATAAAGTATTGTTATTAAAAGCGGATTGTTATTATGGGGCAGAGCGTTATGCTGAATCTTTAAGTATTTACAATAAGTTGATAAGTATTACTTTAAAAGATGATTTTAATAATTTATGTGTTTACTATAATAACATGACGCAGGTTTATTTACGTATGGGTAAAAGAGATATGGCTGTAAATTGTATAAATACAGTTATAAATAATCTTCATAATATTTCTGATGATTTTGAAGCTTTACCACAAATATATGCTGAATTAGGTAAAAGTTATCTTATGATGGCTGATAATGATAAAAGCATTAAGTATTTGACAATAGCTTTAAAGCTATCAAAGGATTTCAAATACTATAGTGTAACGAAAGATATACTCAATGAACTTTCCAAGATAAAAGGGAATAGTAACAAACTAAAACTTAAGGATGAATTTATTATATTAACTGAAAATATGGGTAGATCCTATGATAGTCTTAATCATAGTTTGGTATTCAATATAATACAATATTATACTAGGTTGGGTGATGTCGCATCGATTAATGAACTTTGTGAGTATTGTAAGGAAAGGAAGGTTGGGTAA
- a CDS encoding helix-turn-helix domain-containing protein — MTSILTIGEKIKKLRSEYKLNQDDIVGTELTRNLISQIEHGKANLTRSTAELIIRNTKDILEKRGETLDEGINVEYLLETEESQAKKVIASYIQDLKEISVYKDNRFNVLLEKIENLLS, encoded by the coding sequence ATGACTAGCATTTTAACAATTGGAGAAAAAATAAAGAAATTAAGAAGTGAATATAAATTAAATCAAGATGATATTGTAGGTACAGAACTCACACGTAATTTAATTAGTCAGATAGAACATGGAAAAGCCAACTTAACAAGAAGTACAGCAGAACTTATTATTAGAAATACAAAAGATATATTAGAAAAAAGAGGTGAAACTCTAGATGAGGGTATAAATGTAGAGTACCTTTTGGAAACAGAAGAATCCCAAGCTAAAAAGGTGATCGCCTCATACATACAGGACCTTAAGGAAATCAGTGTGTACAAGGATAATCGTTTTAATGTTTTGCTTGAAAAAATAGAGAATTTATTATCGTAA